The following nucleotide sequence is from Gemmatimonadaceae bacterium.
CCGAGAACGAGCACGCCTCCGTCGCGCATGTCAGCTTCCGACGTCGATATCCGTCCGCTCCGCACGCAGAAGGAGCTCCACGCCTGCGTCGCGCTCCAGCACGAAACATGGGGCGACGAGTTCACGGACGTGGTGCCCGCGAGCATTCTCAAGGTCTCACAGCGCGTCGGCGGTGTCGCCGCCGGTGCCTTCGACGCGCACGATCGGCTGCTCGGCTTCGTCTACGGGCTCACCGGCGTCGAGCATGGCCGGATCGTCCACTGGTCCGACATGCTCGCGGTTCGTCCCGAAGCGCGGAACCTTGGCCTGGGCCGCCGGCTGAAGGAATATCAGCGCAGAGTCGTGCAGCAGCTCGGCGGCGTCGTCATCTATTGGACCTACGATCCACTCGTTGCGCGCAACGCTCATCTCAACTTCAACGTGTTCGGCGTGCGGATCGCCGAGTACGTGGAAGACATGTACGGCGAGACGGAGAGTCCCTTACATCAGGGCATTGGCACGGATCGTTTCGTGGTCGCGTGGCCAGTGCCTGACGCGGACGTGAAGCGGCGGCTGGCGGAGACGCACGCCGCGGCGGTCGACCGCCAGCTTCTCGAATCGCCGGTCCTGAATCCCGGCAACAGTGCTGCCGCAGCGGACGGCGCAATCCCTGATCGCGCGCGCATCGAGGTGCCGACCGACATCAATGACCTGCAACATTCGGATCGCAACCGCGCGATCGCCTGGCGTCACTCGACACGGGCCGCGTTCGCCCGTGCACTCGCGGCGAAGCTCACCGTTCAGGGTTTTGTAATCGATGAGTGCGCGCACCGCGGCCATTACCTGTTGGCGAGAGGCGATGGGCGAGGGGCCCGCATCTAGGGAACGGCAGGCCCAGCCTAACGCGTGACCGTTCCTCGCCCCTCGTCCTGAATCCCTAGCCCCTATTCTCTAGCCCCTAGCCCCTCCTTCCATGCTCCGTCTCGACCGCCTCGTCCTGCGCGAGATCCGTCTCGCGCTCAAGGAGCCCTTCCGGATTTCGTCTGGCGTTTGCACCGAACGCCGCATTCTTCTCCTCGAGCTGTATGACGCCGACGGCGCCGCGACGTGGGCCGAATGTGTCGCCGGCGAGCAACCGAATTACACTCCGGAAACAATCGACACGGCATGGTTCGCGATTCGCGAGTGGCTCGCGCCGCGCCTGCTCGGCCGGAGCTTCGACGGCCCCGAGGTAATTCACAGCGTGCTCGAGCAGAATGTGCGCGGCCATAACATGGCGAAAGCGTCGCTCGAGATGGGGATGTGGGCGCTCGCGGCGACGAAGGAGGGTGTCTCGCTGTCGCATCGCCTCGGCGGCACGCGCGAGCGCATTCCCACCGGAATCTCGCTCGGCATCCAGGCCACGCCCGACGCACTCGTCCAGCGCGCGAAGGCCGCGTTCGCTCAAGGGTATCGCAAAATCAAGCTCAAGATTCAGCCGGGACAGGATGTCGAGTACGTGCGCGCGGTCCGTAACGCGCTCGGGCCGGCGGTGCACCTCATGGCCGACGCCAACTCCGCCTACACGTTGTCCGACGCCGACCATCTCGCGCAGCTCGATGCGTTCGATCTGATCATGATCGAGCAGCCACTCGGCCGCGACGATATCGTTAGGCATGCCAAGCTCCAGAAGCGTCTCAAGACCCGCTTGTGTCTCGACGAGTCGATCACCGACGCCGACCGCGCCGAGGACATGATCGAGCTGGGCTCGGGGAAGATCATCAACATCAAGCCCGGCCGCGTTGGCGGGTTCACGGTCTCGAAAACGATTCACGACATCTGTGAGCGCAACAAGATCCCGGTGTGGTGCGGCGGCATGCTCGAGAGCGGCGTCGGTCGCGCGCATAACGTGGCGCTCGCATCGCTACCGAATTTCAGCCTGCCGGGCGATCTCAGCCCGAGCGCGCGCTACTGGGAACGCGACGTGGTGACGCCCGAATGGACGATGGACGCCGACGGAATGGTCCTCGTCCCACGCAGCCAGCCTGGGATCGGGATCACTGTCGATACCGGCCGAGTCGAGGATTTGACGGTGAAGCGCGAGGCGCTCGAGAGCCGCTCGATGGCCACACGATGACGGTCGCGCCGGCAGCATCGGACCTCCCGGCGGCTGTTGAGAATCTTTTTACTGGGGCGCTCCGGCAATCGCTGATCGAGCTGCGTCGCGCGATCCACTCCGATCCCGAGCTGTCGTTTCAGGAGGAGCGTACGGCACAGAAGCTCGAGCGTGCGCTCGCGTCGATCACTGGCGCGACCGTACGCCGCGTCGCGAAGACCGGCGTCGTCGCTCGGATTCGCGGCCGGAATAGTGCCGCGCCGCTCGTCGCTGTTCGGGGCGACATCGATGCGCTGCCGGTACGCGAAGAAACCGGTCTGGCCTTCGCATCGCATAACGATGGCGTCATGCATGCGTGTGGACACGATGTGCACGCAACGTGGGCAGTTGGTGCTGCGGCGCTTCTCGCCGAACATCCGGCCGCCGGTGACGTGCTGATAGTGCTCCAGCCCGCCGAGGAGACCGGCCGCGGCGCGCCGGCGATCATCGAGACCGGCGCGCTCGACGACGTCCGCGCGATCTTCGGCGGCCACGTCGACCGCCGCTTCCCCGTCGGCCAGGTCGTTGCCGACGAAGGGCCGCTCGCGGCGTCCGCCGACATGTTCGTGATCGAGTTGCTCGGGCAGGGTGCACACGCGGCGCGCCCGCACGAGTCGGCGGATCCCATCGTCGGACTTGGCGCGCTCATTGGCGCGATCCAGACTATCGTGTCGCGACGTTTGAATCCGGCCAATCCCGGTGTCGTCACGATCGGCACGGTGCGCGCGGGCACCGCGTCGAATGTGATTCCCGATCGCGCGACGCTCACCGGCACGGTACGAGCCGTAGACGCCCCCTCGCGACGCCTGATGCTCGACGAGGTGCGTCGCATCGCCGAGAGCATCGCTGCTGCCTATCGACTCACCGCGAACGTCGAGCTCGAGCTGGGCACACCGCCGATCGTCAATCCGCCTAACGCGACGGCATGGGCGCGCCGTGCGGCGACATCGCTTCTCGGGGAGTCGAGCGTGGTCCCACTCGGCTTTCTCAACCTGGCGGGTGAGGACTTCGCCCATTATATGGAGCGTATTCCGGGTTGCTTCCTTCGTATTGGCGCCCGCGAGCCCGGTGGTGTCGCCATTCCCGCGCACGCGCCGAAGTTCTACGCAGCCGAGGAGAGCATCTTCGTGGGCGCTGCGGTGCTCGCCGAGGCGGCGCGAGTCGCGTCGGCCGCACTGAGTCCCGAACGGTGAGGGCTGAGGGCAGAGGGCAGTGGGTGGTTCTGACTGGCGGCGGCCTGCTCCGCGATTAACTTCGCTGCGGTCTCGACTGCCCTCCAACGCGCTACGCTCTGCGCACAGCGCTCTATCGCTCTACCAAGAAAAATGGCCTCCCTCAATCGCACGCTCACGCTTCGCGATCTGATCCTCATCGTCATCGGCACAGTCATCGGCTCGGGGATCTTCCTCGTGCCCGGCGTGGTGCTGAAGCAGAGTGGCGGATCGATTGGTGTTTCGTTGCTCGTCTGGCTGGCGGCCGGCGTGCTCTCGCTCCTCGGTGCGTTCACCTATGGCGAGATGGGGGCGTCGAAGCCGGACGCCGGCGGTCTCTACGTCTATCTTCGCGACGCGTTAGGCCCGCTTCCGGCTTTTCTCTACGGCTGGACGATGTTCTTCGTCATCGCTGCGGGATCCTGCGCGACGCTCGCGGTCGCCTTCACGAACTACCTCGGGCAGTTCGTTGCGCTCTCGCCGATTGCCGGAAAGATCGTTGCCGTCCTCATGATCGTTGTCGTGATGGTGATCAACGTGCGCGGTACGCGACAGGGTGCGAATGTCCAGGGCATCGCCACGGGGATCAAGGTCGCCGCGATTCTCATCATGAGCGTGCTCCTGATCGCGGTCGGCCACGGCTTCTCGCAAACGCCGCAGATCTGGCCGGCGGCGTGGAATGGATCGCTCTTCGCGGGCGTCGGTGTGGCGATGATCGGCGTGCTCTGGGCGTACGAGGGTTGGCAGTACGTGACGTTCTCCGCCGGCGAGACGAAGGATCCACAACGCGTTTTCCCGTTAGGCATCGCCATCGGCACGGCGGCGATCATCGTCATCTACGTCCTAGCCAACGTTGGCTACTTCGCCGCGCTCGGCGCTGACGGTGCGATGAAGAGCGAGCGGATTGCCGCGGAGTCGATGGCGCTGGCGTTCGGTCCGGCAGCGGGGAAGCTCATTGCCGCGACGATTCTCGTCTCGATGTTCAGTGCGGCGAACGGCATCACGCTCACGGCGCCGCGACTCTATTACTCCATGTCGCGCGATGGCGTCTTCTTCGCCAAGCTCGCGGAGGTGCACCCACGCTTCAGCACGCCCGCGATCGCGATCGTGACGAGCTCGGTGTGGGCGATGGTCCTTGCCGCGACCGGGACATTCCAGCAGCTGCTGACATACGTTGTGTTTGTCGGTTGGATTTTCTACGCCTTGGGCGCGCTCGCGATCTTCGTCTACCGGCGGCGCGAGCCCAACCTGCCGCGGCCATTTCGCACGCCGGGATATCCGCTGACGCCGATTCTCTTCGTGCTTTCCGCCGCGGCGATCGTTATCAACACGATCGCGACGCAACCGCAGAATGTGATCTTCGCGCTCGCGCTCATGGTGCTCGGTGTGCCCGCCTATTACATGTGGCGGAGCCGATTGGCGAAAGCACCGGCGGATGCGTTGAAGTCGCCGTCGTCAAAGGTGCGCGAAAGGGTCTAGCCGCCGCGCGTATCTTGGTGCGCGCCGTGTGAGGCCGGTCACCGCACGCCGCGCAAAAATCGGCACCTTCAGGCGTCCGGAGGTGTCATGTTTGAGAAGCAACTCGAGGTTGGCGCGAAGCTCGTCGTGTCGACCGCTGATGGTGACGAGGAAGACGAAGTGACGCGCGTGCTCGTGACCGCCGTCGATGCCGGAGTGTGGGTCGTCGAGACCGCGCGCAACGGCCGGGTCATCGTTATGAAGGGCCGTGGAGCTTCCCACTGGACGAATCCCCAGCCTTTCGTCCTGGATAACAACACGCTGGCGTAGCGTCGCAAAGCCTAACGGGAAATGGTCAGGGTGTCATATCCGGGTCGTACGTGCCGATGAATTCCAGAAACTTCGACACTTGCAGAATATCCCGACCTTCGAAGCGAATCGCATGGGACGAGGTCCGCTGCACGATCGGCAGGAAGCTGAGCATCTCTGCAGGCGTATAGTTCTTGAACGTCACGTCGAGACGCACGGGCGCGCGCACGACAAATGGCCGCAGCGACGCGCGGCGCTGCACGCCGGCCTTCACCTTCTGCCTGACGAGTAACTGTGCGGCCTCCGGCGTCATCGTCGCCGCCGCGTGGAAGCTGATCGCTTGTTTCACGACGGCACCCTCCATTGCTCCGATGAGCGTCTGCGCTTCGGCGACGGCGACGTTGTCCCCCGAGATCGCGACGATCGGTACGCCGAAATAGCCCGCGATGGCCGCGTTGATTCCGGACTCCGGCATCGCGACGCCATTGAGCTCGACGGCCGCATAGTGAGCGCTCGAGATGGTGTGCGCCCGCACGCCGGCGGGGTTGGTCGTGGCCGCGTGATAGCCGATGAAGACCGCCGCGTCGAAGGTGGAGTCGATGCCCTGCATCATCATCAATGGACGGGGCCACGATCGAATGATGGTCACGTCCGGAGGAAACTTGTCGATGAGCAGACTCTCACCATTGCCGTGCGAGTCGCTGACGACGATCTGCGTCGCGCCGGCGTCGCGCGCTCCAGCGATCGCCGCGAGCGCTTCGCCGGTCATGAACTCCCGAGCACGCTGGTACTCGAAGCCGGTCGGCGAGAGTTGATCCGCCGTGACGACGCCAGCGATTCCCTCCATATCGACCGAGATGTACACCTTCAGGGGGCGTTGGGCGGCGAGCGGAGTGCCCAACAGCAGGAGGAACAATGCGAAACAATGGAAAGAGCGACGCATGGCAGGGAAGGAGGGCGGGGAGCACCGGGATTGTAGCCGCGGCGCAGGGTGAGGCGTCGGAATATCGGCCAACTTAACTCTGGCGGGGTTAGCCGCCAGTAACGGTCCATTCGTCACACTCGTCTCGTCGCGCGAGGGAATCCCCCTCCCGTCCGGCGGATTCCTCACACAGTTTGTACATGCTCCGCGCACCCACCACCCTGGATTCCCGCAAATGAAGCGAATAGCGTTCGTCCTCCTGCCTTGCCTCCTCCTCGCCGCCTGCCTAACGTCGCCCAAGGAGTGCCTGCTGAACCCGAGCGACCCCGCGACCGAGACATTCTCGCCCGCGCTTGGCGTCAATCTCGACTCGATGTTCAAGACGCAGCTTGGCGACTATCTCCAGGACAACGTCGTCGGAACCGGCGTGCTGCTGGACTCGTTGCAGGTGGTGCAGATTCACTATTCGGCCTACCTCAAGGACGGCACACTGATCGATCAAGAGATCAGCACGCCGTTTCCGATCGATCTGAGTAGCACGGCGACACTCGGATTGGCCGACGGGATGCTCGGCATGAACGTCGGCGGACAACGGACCATCGTCGCGCCCTCGGCGAACGCGCTCGGTGCGTGTCCGAATGGACCCGTGCCCGGCAACTCGACGCTCGTGTACAAGGTCGAGCTGCTGCAGATCGGGACCTGACGGTCGGCTGGGTTCGCAACGTCGACGCTCCGCACCAATCGGCAACCCTCCGTGAGCGGCCCGCTGTGGACGCCGTCACCGGCGGACGTCGCGCAGGCTAACGTCACGCGATTCATATCGTTCGTGAACGGTCGCGGCGCGGCTGTTCACGATTATTCGAGCTTGTACGCCTGGTCTATCGCGCGGCCGGAGGAGTTCTGGAGCGCGCTGTGGGAATTCTCCGGCATCGTCGCCGAACGCGATGCGCTGGGGAGCGGGCGAGCATGGCGGTCGGTGCTCATCGGCGGCGATCGCATGGCGCCTCCTGACCCGACGCGTGGTCCCCGCTGGTTCGATGGCGCGCGGCTCAACTTCGCCGAGAATCTGCTCCGCTTTCGCGACGAGCACGTTGCGATCATCGCGTGGAATGAGCTCGGTGCGGGCAGACGCCTCACGTATGCTCAGCTGTACGCGGAGACCGCGCGCCTGGCCGCCACGCTCCGCGCACACGGCGTCCGGGCCGGAGACCGCATCGCGGCGTTCATGCCTAACGTTCCCGAAACGATCATCGCGATGCTCGCGACGGCAAGCATTGGCGCGATCTGGTCTTCCTGTTCTCCCGATTTCGGAGTTCAGGGAGTCATGGATCGATTTGGCCAGATCGAGCCTCGCATCCTGTTCTGTGCCGATGGGTATCGATACTCGGGCAAGGAGGTCGATTCGCTCCGGACAGTCGCCGGGATTGCGCAGCGGATCTCGAAGATCGAGCGCATCGTCGTCGTCCCTTACATGCGCGAAAGACCAGATGTGAGCGAGGTGCCCCGAGCCGTCATGTACGAAGATTTCATTGGCTCGACGCCGGAGCACGAATTGGAGTTCGCGCGACTTCCATTCGATCAGCCGCTCTACGTGATGTACTCGTCAGGCACGACGGGCCTCCCCAAGTGCATGGTCCACGGTGCCGGCGGGACGCTTTTGCAGCACCAGAAAGAGCACCTCCTGCACTGCAATCTCACGCGGGGCGACCGAGTGTTCTACTTCACGACCTGCGGTTGGATGATGTGGAATTGGCTCGCCTCCGCGCTCGCTGTCGGGTCCACGCTCGTGCTCTACGACGGAGCAGCGTTTCTTCGCGGGCGAGCGATTCTGTGGGACATGGCGGCGGCCGAGCGGATCACAGTCTTCGGAACGAGCGCGAAATGGCTCGCGCTCGCCGAGAAGGAAGGGCTCAGGCCACGCCAGACTCACGACTTGTCGGCGCTCGAGTCGATCCTGTCCACAGGCAGCCCGCTTGCCGCGAACAGCTTCGACTACGTGTATGAGCATGTGAAATCCGACGTGCGCCTCAGCAGCATCAGCGGCGGTACTGATCTCGTCTCCTGCTTTGCGCTCGGCAACCCCATCGGTCCCGTCTGGCGCGGAGAAATTCAAGTGCGGGGCCTCGGCATGAAGGTCGAAGTCTTCGACGAAGAAGGACATTCCATCATCGAGCGCCCGGGAGAGCTGGTGTGTACCGCACCGTTCCCGAGCATGCCGATTTACTTCTGGAACGACTCCTCCGGCGAGAAATATCGGTCGGCGTACTTCGATCACTTTCCGAACGTGTGGCGTCACGGCGACTGGGCGGAATTGACCAGCCACGATGGTGTGGTGATCTACGGCCGGAGCGACGCGACGCTCAATCCCGGCGGGATTCGCATCGGCACGGCCGAGATTTACCGTCAGGTCGATCAATTACCGGAAGTGCTCGAGAGTCTCGTCGTTGCTCAGGAGCTGCCCGGCGCGCATGACGACGTGCGAATCGTGCTCTTCGTACGCCTCGTCGCGGGCGAGCTCCTCAGCGAAGCGCTGAAGGAGCGGATCCGCTTACAGATTCGAAGGAACGCGAGCCCGCACCACGTTCCGAAGAAGATTGTCCAGGTCGCGGACATTCCGCGCACGATCAGCGGCAAGATCACGGAGCTCGCGGTGCGCGACGTGATTCACGGTCGGCCGGTAAGGAACCGGGATGCCCTGGCGAACCCGGATGCGCTGGAGCTGTTTCGCGATCTGCCAGAGCTGCGCGACTAGCCCCTAGGCTCTAGCCCCTAACCCCTTCGTATATTCCGCTCAGGGGACACTTTCAGCGCCGGAGCTTCGATGGCGACCGCGACCTTACCAGCGTCAACAGCAACTCAGGACATTTTCCCGATCAACGGAACCGACTACGTCGAGTTCTACGTGGGAAATGCAAAGCAGGCGGCCCACTACTACCAGTCGGGCTTTGGCTTCCAGCTCGTTGGGTATCGCGGACCGGAAACGGGAACGCGAGATCGTGCGAGCTACGTGCTGCAACAGAACAAGATTCGGCTCATCGTCACATCCGCACTCGGACCCGATGGCGAGATCGCGCAGCACGTCAACACGCATGGTGACGGCGTTCGCGACATCGCATTGTGGGTCGACGACGCACGAGATGCCTTTTCGAAGGCCGTCGCGCGTGGTGCTGTGCCGCTGCAGGAGCCCAAGGTGCTCGAGGACGACAGGGGCGAGGTTGTCGTCGCCGCGATTCGTATCTACGGCGACACGATTCACTCACTCGTCGAGCGACGGAATTATCGAGGGCTGTTCATGCCGGGCTTCGTTGCCCGGACGCCGCACTATCAGGCGCCAGACGCCGGACTGCTCTACGTCGATCACTGTGTGGGCAACGTCGAGCTGGGGAAGATGAATGTCTGGGTCGGCTTCTATGAAAAAGTGATGGGCTTCAAGAACCTCATCACATTCGACGACTCCGACATCTCCACCGAATACAGCGCGCTGATGTCGAAGGTGATGGCGAATGGGAACGAGCGCATCAAGTTCCCGATCAACGAGCCGGCGCAGGGCAAGAAGAAATCGCAGATCGACGAGTATCTCGATTTCTACGGTGGGCCGGGCGTGCAACATCTCGCGCTCGCAACGAACGACATCATCAAGACGGTCACCTCGCTACGTGACCGGGGAATCGAGTTCCTCAAGGCGCCGACCTCGTACTATGACGATCTGCAGCGCCGCGTCGGCAAGATCGACGAGCCGATCGACACCCTCCAGGAGCTCGGCATCCTCGTCGATCGCGACCCGGATGGATATCTGTTGCAAATCTTCTCACGCAACGTGCAGGACCGACCGACCGTGTTCTACGAGATCATTCAGCGCAAAGGCGCGCGCGGGTTTGGCAAAGGGAATTTCCGCGCGCTGTTCGAAGCGATCGAGAGAGAGCAGGCGGCGAGGGGGAACCTCTAACGAGCTGCCAGGTGATACGCATATGCCCATCTATCACACGTTAGGCTCCATCCCGCGCAAACGGCACATCGCCTTCCGAAAGCCGAACGGCGGCATCTACGCGGAAGAGCTGATGGGTCACGAGGGTTTCACCGGGACGTCGGCGCTGCTGTATCATGTGCATCCGCCCACGACGGTGAAATCGGTGAAGCGGATAAGAGATCTCAAATACGAAGCCGACCCCGAATCGGCGTTGCGGCACCGCCATTTTCGGACGTCGCAAGCAAAGAGTGGCGGCAGCCCGACGCTCGACCGGCTACCGCTGCTGTTCAACGCCGACATTGCGATGCTCTATGTCGAGCCGGACGAGCAGGACGCGCATTTCTACCGGAATGCGCAGGCCGACGAGGTGGTCTACGTCGCCA
It contains:
- the hppD gene encoding 4-hydroxyphenylpyruvate dioxygenase yields the protein MATATLPASTATQDIFPINGTDYVEFYVGNAKQAAHYYQSGFGFQLVGYRGPETGTRDRASYVLQQNKIRLIVTSALGPDGEIAQHVNTHGDGVRDIALWVDDARDAFSKAVARGAVPLQEPKVLEDDRGEVVVAAIRIYGDTIHSLVERRNYRGLFMPGFVARTPHYQAPDAGLLYVDHCVGNVELGKMNVWVGFYEKVMGFKNLITFDDSDISTEYSALMSKVMANGNERIKFPINEPAQGKKKSQIDEYLDFYGGPGVQHLALATNDIIKTVTSLRDRGIEFLKAPTSYYDDLQRRVGKIDEPIDTLQELGILVDRDPDGYLLQIFSRNVQDRPTVFYEIIQRKGARGFGKGNFRALFEAIEREQAARGNL
- a CDS encoding M55 family metallopeptidase; this encodes MRRSFHCFALFLLLLGTPLAAQRPLKVYISVDMEGIAGVVTADQLSPTGFEYQRAREFMTGEALAAIAGARDAGATQIVVSDSHGNGESLLIDKFPPDVTIIRSWPRPLMMMQGIDSTFDAAVFIGYHAATTNPAGVRAHTISSAHYAAVELNGVAMPESGINAAIAGYFGVPIVAISGDNVAVAEAQTLIGAMEGAVVKQAISFHAAATMTPEAAQLLVRQKVKAGVQRRASLRPFVVRAPVRLDVTFKNYTPAEMLSFLPIVQRTSSHAIRFEGRDILQVSKFLEFIGTYDPDMTP
- a CDS encoding amino acid permease, coding for MASLNRTLTLRDLILIVIGTVIGSGIFLVPGVVLKQSGGSIGVSLLVWLAAGVLSLLGAFTYGEMGASKPDAGGLYVYLRDALGPLPAFLYGWTMFFVIAAGSCATLAVAFTNYLGQFVALSPIAGKIVAVLMIVVVMVINVRGTRQGANVQGIATGIKVAAILIMSVLLIAVGHGFSQTPQIWPAAWNGSLFAGVGVAMIGVLWAYEGWQYVTFSAGETKDPQRVFPLGIAIGTAAIIVIYVLANVGYFAALGADGAMKSERIAAESMALAFGPAAGKLIAATILVSMFSAANGITLTAPRLYYSMSRDGVFFAKLAEVHPRFSTPAIAIVTSSVWAMVLAATGTFQQLLTYVVFVGWIFYALGALAIFVYRRREPNLPRPFRTPGYPLTPILFVLSAAAIVINTIATQPQNVIFALALMVLGVPAYYMWRSRLAKAPADALKSPSSKVRERV
- a CDS encoding acetoacetate--CoA ligase, producing the protein MSGPLWTPSPADVAQANVTRFISFVNGRGAAVHDYSSLYAWSIARPEEFWSALWEFSGIVAERDALGSGRAWRSVLIGGDRMAPPDPTRGPRWFDGARLNFAENLLRFRDEHVAIIAWNELGAGRRLTYAQLYAETARLAATLRAHGVRAGDRIAAFMPNVPETIIAMLATASIGAIWSSCSPDFGVQGVMDRFGQIEPRILFCADGYRYSGKEVDSLRTVAGIAQRISKIERIVVVPYMRERPDVSEVPRAVMYEDFIGSTPEHELEFARLPFDQPLYVMYSSGTTGLPKCMVHGAGGTLLQHQKEHLLHCNLTRGDRVFYFTTCGWMMWNWLASALAVGSTLVLYDGAAFLRGRAILWDMAAAERITVFGTSAKWLALAEKEGLRPRQTHDLSALESILSTGSPLAANSFDYVYEHVKSDVRLSSISGGTDLVSCFALGNPIGPVWRGEIQVRGLGMKVEVFDEEGHSIIERPGELVCTAPFPSMPIYFWNDSSGEKYRSAYFDHFPNVWRHGDWAELTSHDGVVIYGRSDATLNPGGIRIGTAEIYRQVDQLPEVLESLVVAQELPGAHDDVRIVLFVRLVAGELLSEALKERIRLQIRRNASPHHVPKKIVQVADIPRTISGKITELAVRDVIHGRPVRNRDALANPDALELFRDLPELRD
- a CDS encoding FKBP-type peptidyl-prolyl cis-trans isomerase, translating into MKRIAFVLLPCLLLAACLTSPKECLLNPSDPATETFSPALGVNLDSMFKTQLGDYLQDNVVGTGVLLDSLQVVQIHYSAYLKDGTLIDQEISTPFPIDLSSTATLGLADGMLGMNVGGQRTIVAPSANALGACPNGPVPGNSTLVYKVELLQIGT
- a CDS encoding M20 family metallopeptidase, translated to MTVAPAASDLPAAVENLFTGALRQSLIELRRAIHSDPELSFQEERTAQKLERALASITGATVRRVAKTGVVARIRGRNSAAPLVAVRGDIDALPVREETGLAFASHNDGVMHACGHDVHATWAVGAAALLAEHPAAGDVLIVLQPAEETGRGAPAIIETGALDDVRAIFGGHVDRRFPVGQVVADEGPLAASADMFVIELLGQGAHAARPHESADPIVGLGALIGAIQTIVSRRLNPANPGVVTIGTVRAGTASNVIPDRATLTGTVRAVDAPSRRLMLDEVRRIAESIAAAYRLTANVELELGTPPIVNPPNATAWARRAATSLLGESSVVPLGFLNLAGEDFAHYMERIPGCFLRIGAREPGGVAIPAHAPKFYAAEESIFVGAAVLAEAARVASAALSPER
- the menC gene encoding o-succinylbenzoate synthase encodes the protein MLRLDRLVLREIRLALKEPFRISSGVCTERRILLLELYDADGAATWAECVAGEQPNYTPETIDTAWFAIREWLAPRLLGRSFDGPEVIHSVLEQNVRGHNMAKASLEMGMWALAATKEGVSLSHRLGGTRERIPTGISLGIQATPDALVQRAKAAFAQGYRKIKLKIQPGQDVEYVRAVRNALGPAVHLMADANSAYTLSDADHLAQLDAFDLIMIEQPLGRDDIVRHAKLQKRLKTRLCLDESITDADRAEDMIELGSGKIINIKPGRVGGFTVSKTIHDICERNKIPVWCGGMLESGVGRAHNVALASLPNFSLPGDLSPSARYWERDVVTPEWTMDADGMVLVPRSQPGIGITVDTGRVEDLTVKREALESRSMATR